AACGGTGCTTCTGCAAAATTGCGAGTGCAAAGATAATATTTAATTTTTTATATGCAAGACTTTATTCTTGGATTTTTTTCCAAAGTATCATCGCTATTAATAGATAAAGAATATTGGGTAACCAAGCTGCCGTCATTACTCCCAAACTGGCTTTGAGAGCGAAGGAGTCTGAAAATTTGGCGATGATTTCATAAACAGAACCTAATGCTAATCCAAGCATCAAATGCATGCCTATACCTCCTCGAACCTTCTTAGAAGCAAGAATGACCCCAACTACAGTCAATAAAATAATCCCAAAACATTTTGATGTGCGCTTATGGTACTCTATCTCATACAGCTTTGCATCCGAACCTTGCTGCTTTAGCTGATTTATAAGCTGTTTTAACTCGTTTCGATTCAATTCTTGAATATGAGTCCAACGCTTGATAAGCAATGATGGATCCAAATTAATCGGGTATTTTTTTGAATCTAGAATGTCAATTTTTTCCTTGCCATTCGGAAATGTTCTTATAAAAAGCTTTTCAAACGTCCAAATTTTGCTTAAAGTGTCATAAACAGCCTTATCAGCCATTACTTTTTCTAATAATTGACTATTTACAATTTTTTCTAAAGTAACATTATACGCAGTTTTAGCCAGATTATCATAAACCCTTAAGTAGAAAAAGGTAGAATCATTTAACCGTTTATGAATATGTGCCTCTGAAGACTGTGATTGATAAGCGATATACTTGTTTTCAAAAGCTAATCTTTTTACATCGGAATATGGTATAATATAGTTAATTGCAAACCAAAAGAAAATAGCTAAAATTGTACTTGTTAAAATATATGGATACAATAGTCTAGTAAAACTCATACCACTGTTAAACATAGCTATGATCTCAGACCTACTAGACAATCGTGATGTAAAATAAATTACAGTAATAAAAACAAAGTATGGTCCCAATAAGCCAATTAAGTACGGGATAAAATAGATATAATATCCCATAAATACTTGATGGAATGTAAGGTCATATTGAACGAATTTATTCATTTTCTCCCCTAAATCTATAGTCATAGCGACAGATACAATGAGCAAGAGTGCGAAAATAAATCCTCCAAAAAATTGTTTTATTATATATCGATCAACAGTTTTAATCATGGCTTATAGATAGCTACAAATGTACATAATAATTTCCTTTTGTTTGACTGTCTCACAAAAATTTATGGTGTCTTACGATAAATATTGATGATATGGATATAGAATTTATAAAATATTAAAAGGATATGTATATTTGTGAAAATATCAAAGCGATGCAAATTCATTCGATCGATGCAGGATTGTTTAAGCTAGATGGCGGTGCCATGTTTGGCGTAGTGCCAAAGACCATGTGGTCTAAACTCAATCCACCTGACAATAATAATCTTTGCACCTGGGCTATGCGCTGCTTGCTCATAGAACGTGATAATAAATTAATACTGATAGATACTGGTATGGGTACTAAGCAAGATGATAAATTTCGCTCGCATTTCCATCCGCATGGTGATGGAGATTTGGTAAAATCAATTCAAAGCAAAGGATATGCTATTGAGGATATTACCGACGTTGTTTTGACTCATTTACATTTCGATCATTGTGGTGGTGCAATTTATCGCGATGGCGACAAATTGCTTCCGCAGTTTAGAAACGCGCGCTATTGGAGTCATGAAACTCATTGGGACTGGGCTTTGACTCCTAATGATAGAGAGAAAGCTTCGTTTTTAAAAGAAAATATCTTACCGATTCAAGAACATGGGCAATTATCTTTCTTAGAGGCTGATAGTTTCAGTCATTGGGGCATTCAGTTCGATTTTGTCTATGGTCATACGGAAGCTATGACGATTCCTTATATTGATTATAATGGCAAGACGATCGTATTCGCAGCGGACCTCATGCCATCATCCTACCATATTCCTATGCCTTATGTTATGGCTTATGATATACGACCATTAGATACCCTGAATGAACGAGAAAAACTTTATCAAAATGTACTTGAAAAAAATGCATTCATTTTCTTTGAACATGATCCAGAAAACGAATTAGGAAGTTTGAAAAAAAATGAACACGGTCGAATTGTACTAGACCAGTTAATCAAAATTTCTGATTTATAATTTATATATATGAAGTCTCTCCATGAATGGCTGGCAGAATACGGCGAAAGCCACCAAAATAGAACGAACATTATTATACATAAGCTTTGTGTTCCGCTTATCTTTATCAGCATATATTTTATGCTATTTGCTATTCCTTTTCCTCTAGCTAAATCTATGTACTTAAATTGGGCAAATGTGGTTTATGTACTGGCTCTTGTTTTTTATTTTAAATTGAATATGAAAGTGGGAATTGGTTTTTTAATCTTCGGTTTTTGTCTAGCTTTTTTTGCATTTTTAGCTTGGCTAATGTGGTTCTATACTTCTTCCCCAGCCATGTTCCGTTATTCCTTCATCATATTTGTCTTGGCATGGATAGGGCAATTTATCGGACATAAAATCGAAGGTAAAAAACCATCTTTTTTGAAAGATTTACAGTTTCTATTGATAGGACCGATATGGGTAGTGTATCCGAAGCGTTAGGCAAACAAGTATTTACTTATTTATGTAGGATTTTTCAAACTAGCAATATCCATTGCCACCACTTTTCTATCCTCTTCGTTTTGTATCTGTGAAAGTGAATTTTGAAGCAGTTGAAAATATTTTTGAAAGTTTTCTTGATCTTTCATTTTCATATAGACCCTTGCCAGACATTCGTAGCCATAGCTCAAGTCAAAGTCCTTTAGGTTATGCTCCGTGGTCAATTCGTAGCAAAGTTTTGCATGGAACAATGCTTCCTCCAAATGGTTGAAATGAACATAAACACGGCTGCATATCCACTCGCCTCGTTGGAAATTGATAGGCTGTCCACATTGGTACCAATGCCAGGTAGAAGTATGCGCTAGACGGATAGCTTCTAACTCTTCTTCTTTGGAAGGTTTTTCCTTATCCAATATTTTCCAGATAGCATTGAAATTCTGGATAGCTAGATTCTTGTGTTCTTCGATTTTTATCATTTCGACAACTTTTAAAAATTAAAGGCTGCGATAGCTAAATTCATATGGTCTTTATGCCACTGAATGCTTGAAACATCTTCTTTTTTTATCCACTTTATTTCGGAAGTTTCGCTAGACTCTTGAAAGTTTCCATCGATAATTTCGCCACAATATAAAATATGATAAGAAGTCACATATTCTTCTGAAGATTTAGGTAGGCGACAAAATACATCCACAACCTTTAATACATTTACTCGAAGATTTAATTCTTCCAAAATTTCTCTTTGAATGCAATCTATAGCTGTTTCACCAATTTCTGCCCACCCACCAGGCAATTCCCAAAGCCCATCGTCTTTTCTTTTCGCAATTAAAATATTGTCTTCCTCCATAATAGCTATATTCACACCTACTTTAGGAGTAATAAAATCTATTTTTTTAAATTGATTAGAAGCGTGCTTTTCAATATCTCCTACTTGAGTATAGGCTAATTCTACAAGGTCAAGAACTTTCTGATAACGGTCTTTATCATAGGAGTTTTTGGTATAAAACAATCCATTTCTACTTATAGCAGAAAGATTTTCTAAAAATGCTAGGAAATCATTTGATTTCAACGTACTTACTTATAAAGCCATTTTTTCCTGAATCGAATTCAGGTGAATATTTTTATACCCTTCTATGATGCCAAAATCTAAACCATCGATGACAACATTTTTACCCTTGACTTCCCCTAATTTAGAACAAGTCAAATTCATAGTGCTACAGAATTTTTCTAGCTCGGATGCCTTACTCGCCTCTATAGAGACGATAGCCCTGCCTTGTGCTTCACCGAATAAGAATGCATCTTTTCGAATGCTAGTATCAGTCGCTATTTCAAACCCCAGGTCAGAAACATAAGCTGATTCAAGAAGTGAAGTCACTAAGCCGCCATCTGCGACATCATGACAGGAAGCTAAAAGACCTTTACGAATCAATTGATAAATAGTTTTTTGCAATAATTTTTCTTCTTCCATGTTGAAATATGGTGCAGGACTTTCTTTGACACCGATGACATTAGCTAAATATTCGCTACCAGCCAAATCATTTTGAGATTTTCCGAGTAAATAAATGATATGTCCTTCTTTGCTAAATCCAAGACCTGTTTTGAGAATCAAATCCTCCATTCGACCTACCATACCTATCGTAGGTGTTGGGAATACGGGACCTTTTTCATTTTGATTATAAAAACTGACATTCCCACCAGTTACGGGAGTGTTATGTGCACGACAGGCTTCACCCATCCCTTTGATAGCTTCTACAAACTGCCAGTAAACTTCTGGCTTTTGAGGATTTCCAAAGTTTAAACAATTGGTAATAGCTAATGGCTCACCTCCACTACAAACTATGTTTCTGGCAGCTTCCGACACTGCTATCATGGCACCCTGAAATGGATCATTATGGACATAGCGCGCATTGCAATCTACGGTAGATACGATAGCTTTATTGGTGCCTACGATTCGAGTAACTGCTGCATCTGATGGCGCATTGGTATTCGTATTATTCACACCTACCATACTATCATATTGGTTGTAAACCCAGCGCTTCGATGCAATATTTGGTTGTGCAGTTAACTCTTTTAATGCCTTGATATAATCCTTAGGCTCTTCTATTTTGGCTAAATCAAATTTTTTATATTCTGAGAAATATGCTGGTTCTGAGTATGGTCTATCATTTTGTGGTGCACCACCTCCCAGCACTAATTCAAATGCGGGAATCTGCGCCACCAATTCATTATTCATATAATAATTGAGAATTCCGTCTCCTGTCACCTCTCCTATTTGCACACAATTTAAATCCCACTTTTCAAATATATCCAAAGCTGCTTGCTCCTTTCCTTTTTCCAAAACCACAAGCATTCGCTCTTGACTTTCGGAAAGCAAAATTTCAAAAGGCTGCATATTTTTTTGTCTAGTGGGTACTTTATCGAGCCAGATATTCATTCCTACCTCACCTTTAGCACTCATTTCAGAGGTAGAACAGGTAATTCCGGCAGCTCCCATATCTTGCATTCCCACTATGGCTCCTGTCTTAGCTAGTTCTAAACTAGCCTCCAGAAGTAATTTCTCCTGAAACGGATCCCCTACCTGCACTGCTGGCAAATCTGCTGCACTGTCTTCGGATATATCTTTCGAAGCAAATGAAGCACCACCTATACCGTCTTTTCCCGTATCTGATCCTACTATGAACACAGGATTTCCAACACCCTTGGCAGTAGCAGAGATGATATGATTGACGTCGATAATACCTACTGACATTGCATTTACTAGTGGATTACCTTCGTATGCCGAGTCAAAAAAGGTCTCTCCTGCAACTGTAGGCACACCGAAACAATTTCCATAATCTCCAATTCCCTTCACTACACCTGAAAGTAGCCACTTCGTTTTAGAATCATTCAAGTCTCCAAATCGCAAAGAGTTCAGAGCTGCTACAGGTCTTGCGCCCATAGTAAATATATCCCTGTGAATGCCGCCTACACCAGTAGCTGCTCCTTGATAGGGTTCTATCGCCGAAGGGTGATTGTGACTCTCTATTTTAAACACACAGCCTATACCTCCTCCAATATCTACTACGCCTGCATTTTCTTCTCCAGCCTTT
The nucleotide sequence above comes from Chitinophagales bacterium. Encoded proteins:
- a CDS encoding LptF/LptG family permease, whose amino-acid sequence is MIKTVDRYIIKQFFGGFIFALLLIVSVAMTIDLGEKMNKFVQYDLTFHQVFMGYYIYFIPYLIGLLGPYFVFITVIYFTSRLSSRSEIIAMFNSGMSFTRLLYPYILTSTILAIFFWFAINYIIPYSDVKRLAFENKYIAYQSQSSEAHIHKRLNDSTFFYLRVYDNLAKTAYNVTLEKIVNSQLLEKVMADKAVYDTLSKIWTFEKLFIRTFPNGKEKIDILDSKKYPINLDPSLLIKRWTHIQELNRNELKQLINQLKQQGSDAKLYEIEYHKRTSKCFGIILLTVVGVILASKKVRGGIGMHLMLGLALGSVYEIIAKFSDSFALKASLGVMTAAWLPNILYLLIAMILWKKIQE
- a CDS encoding MBL fold metallo-hydrolase, whose protein sequence is MQIHSIDAGLFKLDGGAMFGVVPKTMWSKLNPPDNNNLCTWAMRCLLIERDNKLILIDTGMGTKQDDKFRSHFHPHGDGDLVKSIQSKGYAIEDITDVVLTHLHFDHCGGAIYRDGDKLLPQFRNARYWSHETHWDWALTPNDREKASFLKENILPIQEHGQLSFLEADSFSHWGIQFDFVYGHTEAMTIPYIDYNGKTIVFAADLMPSSYHIPMPYVMAYDIRPLDTLNEREKLYQNVLEKNAFIFFEHDPENELGSLKKNEHGRIVLDQLIKISDL
- a CDS encoding DUF962 domain-containing protein, whose product is MKSLHEWLAEYGESHQNRTNIIIHKLCVPLIFISIYFMLFAIPFPLAKSMYLNWANVVYVLALVFYFKLNMKVGIGFLIFGFCLAFFAFLAWLMWFYTSSPAMFRYSFIIFVLAWIGQFIGHKIEGKKPSFLKDLQFLLIGPIWVVYPKR
- a CDS encoding NUDIX hydrolase N-terminal domain-containing protein; the protein is MKSNDFLAFLENLSAISRNGLFYTKNSYDKDRYQKVLDLVELAYTQVGDIEKHASNQFKKIDFITPKVGVNIAIMEEDNILIAKRKDDGLWELPGGWAEIGETAIDCIQREILEELNLRVNVLKVVDVFCRLPKSSEEYVTSYHILYCGEIIDGNFQESSETSEIKWIKKEDVSSIQWHKDHMNLAIAAFNF
- the purL gene encoding phosphoribosylformylglycinamidine synthase subunit PurL yields the protein MSLAPETIDSGTKLGLTIEEIHSIAEKLGREPNFTELCIFSVMWSEHCSYKNSIKWLKTLPREGENMLVKAGEENAGVVDIGGGIGCVFKIESHNHPSAIEPYQGAATGVGGIHRDIFTMGARPVAALNSLRFGDLNDSKTKWLLSGVVKGIGDYGNCFGVPTVAGETFFDSAYEGNPLVNAMSVGIIDVNHIISATAKGVGNPVFIVGSDTGKDGIGGASFASKDISEDSAADLPAVQVGDPFQEKLLLEASLELAKTGAIVGMQDMGAAGITCSTSEMSAKGEVGMNIWLDKVPTRQKNMQPFEILLSESQERMLVVLEKGKEQAALDIFEKWDLNCVQIGEVTGDGILNYYMNNELVAQIPAFELVLGGGAPQNDRPYSEPAYFSEYKKFDLAKIEEPKDYIKALKELTAQPNIASKRWVYNQYDSMVGVNNTNTNAPSDAAVTRIVGTNKAIVSTVDCNARYVHNDPFQGAMIAVSEAARNIVCSGGEPLAITNCLNFGNPQKPEVYWQFVEAIKGMGEACRAHNTPVTGGNVSFYNQNEKGPVFPTPTIGMVGRMEDLILKTGLGFSKEGHIIYLLGKSQNDLAGSEYLANVIGVKESPAPYFNMEEEKLLQKTIYQLIRKGLLASCHDVADGGLVTSLLESAYVSDLGFEIATDTSIRKDAFLFGEAQGRAIVSIEASKASELEKFCSTMNLTCSKLGEVKGKNVVIDGLDFGIIEGYKNIHLNSIQEKMAL